GTAACTGTTAGATCAGAAGATGGTCAGTTAATCTCAGTCAGGTGCCTCTTTGATAGTGGAAGTCAACGTTCCTTCATTCATAAAGATTTGGTCAATAAGTTAAGCCTCAGAACAGTTTCTACtgtaaatatgattttgaatagttttgatggTATGGGTGATTCCAGGGATTATGAGATTGTTAACCCTGTAGTTTCTTTGGGAAATAGGAAAAAGAGAGTAACGTTGATTGTTGTGAAGGATATGCCTGAACCAATAATAACTCCTGGCCTTTGTGACACGATGAGAGATCTTGATAAGATAGGTTATCATCTTGCAGATAAAGATATAAAATCAGATAGGATTGACAATATAAAAATGCTTATAGGTGCAGATTTCCTGGGAAATTATTTATCAGGTATGAGACAAGTGAATAATGTAGATTTACTTGAATCTCCAGGTGGCTATTTAATTTATGGCCTCATTCCACATAGAGGTACGGATCATATTCATAGTAATAGTGCCCTTGTTGCTAGAGTGAGTGTCGAGTTAGGAGAAAATGCTCCATTGTTGGTTGATCCTCGCACAATAAGCTCTGCCGTGGTTGATGATACTCTTCCTGTGCATAAATTGTGGGATCTTGATGTAGTTGGAATCATTCCTTCACAAGTTTCGCCAAGTGATGtagaaactatttcaaaatatgaaactacTGTTTTGCATAGAAATGGAAGATACTGGGTGGAATTGCCATTCAAGCATAATCATCCATTTCTCCCAACTAATTATAATGTAGCATTAGGTCAAATGTATAATCAACTAAAAAGGTTCCAGCATCAACCAGATCATTTGAAATGTTATGATAACATAATCAAGGAGCAATTAAAGTTGGGTTTTATTGAGGAGGTTGAAAATCCTGTAATAAGTCCCAACACCCACTATCTTCCACATCATGCAGTCAGAAAGAACTCCTCCACTACACCCCTTAGAGTGGTGTATAATTGTAGTGCAAAGCCGAGTAAATCCTCTGCATCATTGAATGATTGTCTCATGACCGGTCCGTCATTAACGgagaaattatttgatttgttaGTCAGGTTTAGAATGAATAAATTTGCCTGCATAGCTGATATTGAGAGGGCCTTTCTGCAGATTGGATTGCAACAGCATCACAGAGATTTTACTAGATTTTTGTGGTTAGAAGATCCATTTGACGAAAATAGTAGAGTAAAAACATATAGGTTTAAATCGGTTCTCTTTGGTGCTACTTGCAGCCCTTTTTTATTGCAGATGACCTTACAGTATCATTTTCAAAGATCACATTCACCCTATTCAGGTGTTCTATTATCTAGTTTTTATGTGGATAATTTTCAGCACAATGCTGATAATGAACAGCAGTTGGTGGAATTATATGATGTGGCCAATGCTGAAATGAGTAAGGCTGGAATGAATCTGAGACAATGGAACAGTAATTCAAAATTACTTAAGGATCATATAAGCCAGAATACAGAGGAGTCATTGGAATTTCCACTTGTGGACAAAATATTAGGTTTGAGTTGGGAACTTTCAAGTGATTCATTATTTGTAAATCTGTGTAAATTTGAAACATTACAGTATGTTACGAAGAGACAATTACTGTCTCTTGTATCTTCTTGTTTTGACCCTTTGGGTATGTGTGTGCCTATTTTGATTAAAGGGAAGATATTAATTCAAGAAGCATGGAAAGAAAATATTGGTTGGGATGTAAAATTACCAACCTCATTTCTTGACAGATGGAATACTTTGGCTTGTGAATTATCAGAGCTCCCAACCTTCAAATTTCCTAGATGTATCTGTTGGATGGGAGACTCTTATAGACTTCATGTTTTTGTAGATGCCAGTACTACTGCCTATGGTGCAGTTTGTTATCTCAGTAATAACAATCAATCTAATTTTGTAGCTAGCAAGGCCAGAGTAACCCCACTGAAAACTCGTACTATACCTCAGTTAGAAATAACGGCATTACAGCTAGGTACTCAATTTGCATGCTGTATCAGAGacctttttcatcatttctttattgaaGAAGTCATAATTTGGTCAGACTCAGAAGTTGCTCTCCAATGGCTtaaaaataatgaatgtaaaattacCTACGTTCAAAATAGAGTAGCTCAAATAAAGGAAATAGGAtcctctttcaagtttttatatgtatCCACCAAAGAGAAGCCTGCAGATCTCCTAACCAGGGGTATTAGTATTGCTCAGTTTCGTAAGTCTCGTCTATGGACCCATGGACCTTCATGGTTATCCTGTCCTGAAAAATGGCCTGaacagagatttttagtaatgattTGTGAAATTGTTTCAGAGATTGTTCCTGAAGTGCCTATTCCAGAACCTATTTTTGATTATAATAACTACTCATCGCTTAGGAAGTTGTTGAATGTTACTagaattgtttataatttcattatgtGTGTTAAATCTGGTATTAGATTAGTCGATCATCTTGTGTATTGGATCAGATATGTTCAAGATACACATTATCCCAGGATTTGTGCCTTCCTTAGGAAGGAATTGAACGGTCTTGGGCAGGATAAACTGCAATTTATTAAAGACATAGGTCTTTACTATGATGAGTCTACTGGTCTTGTTCATAGTCGTGGTAGACTACACCATTCTAATTTAGACCAGAGTACCAAATTTCCTATCTTAATACCTTCCAAGAGTCATTTAACTAATCTCTTAATTGATTTTGCTCATGAAAAATGTCTGCATGgtggagttaaagaaactttgtccTATCTTCGCAGACAATATTGGATACCAAAGGTGATATCAACCATTAAGAAGTTCTTAAGACATTGTGTAAATTGTAAGAGAGTTGAAGGTAGGAGATTTGATTACCCTGGTCCTCCTCCACTTCCAGCTGTAAGAGTTCAATTTACGCGGCCATTTTTTCATACTGGCATTGATTTTTCAGGTCCCATTACCATAACCAAAACTGAAGATGGTAAACCCCATAAATATTATATAGTACTTTTTACATGTACTGCATCAAGACTAGTTCATTTAGAGTTAGCATGTAACATGAGTGCATTAACGTTCATTAAAATTTTTAGACGATTTTGTGCTATCTATTCTGCCCCTGTCACTGTGATTTCTGACAATGGTAGTAATTTCTTGGCCAGTGCCAAATTTTTTGATCAATTGTTGATGCAAAGAGATGTAAAGGAGTATATGGCTGTTAATAATATACAATGGAGGTTCATTGCACCCCGTGCTCCTTGGCAGGGGGGCTTCTATGAACGCCTCATTGGACTAACCAAGTCCTGTCTAAAAAAGGTGCTGTTCAAGAAAAGAGTTAATGCACATGAATTAGAAACTGTGTTGAAGGAAATTCAGTGTAAATTGAATAATCGTCCCTTAACTTACATAGATGCAGAAACTCCCATCGAACCTCTTTCCCCAATTCATTTATGGTGTGGTAGGATCATAAATCCTATGCCATCAGTAGAGCTAGATAGTCAAGAAGATCCAAACTTTTTGGATCATAGTGAATTCAATAAACGTTACAGCCAAGTGTCTGTTATTCTTAACCACTTTGAAAATATGTGGAGAAATGAATACTTAACTGCATTACGTGAAAAACATTACGGTGGCTCACAAGCATGTCAGGATAAAGCTCCACTTGTAGGGGACGTAGTTATTGTTGAACGGCCAGGTCCgcaacatgagtggcctttaggtcgtattgttaaattgtatccAGATAAAGAAAACATCATAAGAGTAGTGGATGTTCTGTACAATGGATCTATAAGTAAGCGTACCATAGACAAATTGGTTCCTTTGGAAATCCACTCGCCACTTATAAACTCCACAATAGTGCAGGGTGAAGAATCACAACCTAACGTTAGTGGTGAAACCAAACAGATTCATGGAGATAGTGTGAGTGAAGTGCGTCCTTTAAGGAAAGCAGCTTTAAAAGCTGCCAAGCTCCGTCAATATCTTATTGATAATGATCAAATTTAAAGGTTTGAATTTATTTGCTTGTTGAGAGtgtgtgtcgaatgttcgactcaacagaatcagttctgctgttagtagtcgtctgatgacgtcacatgaaaggtctctattattttatttcttgttctttgatttccaatatatttaatatttgaaatatatatttatttcattatttgagtttgttattattgtaacaatataaggatgttcttatttcattagaattatcaagtttccttgaaaacatgttcttttgttggaagttgtgttcggacttcggagttctgattcgacttcaacattaattgtatagagaataactggttattttagatattaataatccagttattgtatcattctattgttattaattatcttttccatctagaaatgtcccccctgttaactaccttacgtccaagtatttatttcataattgtataaaacatacgaacattggcttaagggttaaggtatggcagaaaatacgaacattagcttaagggttaaggtatgggagaaatcccgacaattttttcgtcttattacaaacgtgcctgagagaacatctcgacttatttggcacctgttgtcgccggggtttagcagtgaatacactccgagtttattatattatcgttaggggatagatgagtatatgtgaggggcctgttgatatagtcatctattccagttgatagcaagcatagtgtcctcatctgaggatagttacatacctctagttgtgatggcttacatgctctagaggccatttatttatttcacagcagtgtgttttacgctatatggtacggtattgttgccgagcattcaatatcatgtatggtcgtttgatcttgtgttaggttaaactaactcacattctatgtcttagtaatgcatagttcatgttagtagtctaataggttaggcctaggagtgtggttgttagactaatacccgtgcgactattatcggccctaaggggggccacggtaggttaccatcaatattttcatttgctgacccattgcagttcttatataagactaatatgtgaattaagtatatatttatagtatcaagctaatcaacctttcattttcaaagtaacctacaattaattctccattttattactgttatgtattgctttgattttccctttgaggactgtaatgggtgggatttctttctattttgtcaatatgtaatatatgccaaatttatataagtttgatttgcatgatgctttgtggtatgttttgttgtttcaggaaCGATGACTAAATTGGGTTTTTTTTCCTGAAAGATAAAtgcggatatatttactcccattatgaattattcgattgatcttctcagcattgtgaggtatgtgaaagagacacttgctgatttgcctcacccccatttactagttgccttatggaaatgttatactccatcttatccgagtaacattaattctttttattttattgtgtagttgaattatccaactttcctccacagcccaacctcatgtgatatttcgtgcattctgttaagcaagcattgcaaatcctttgatgttctgctaataaggacagtgtcatcaacatACTATAGATCAgctatttgcttttatcaatccagtccaatccttctccaccatctccaaatgttctacgcactacaaaatccataaggatgaatgacaacatacgtgacaacacattcccttgtagcactccactcttcactggaaattcctttgataggacatcattaacattaactttgcacttgttatgctcatgaacagacttgctCAAATTTACCGGTGTAcaaaatcaaaggctttttcattgtcaagttgtcaacaaaagtggatttctatattttacgcattgttgtacagcatgtctcaaaaggaaaatttgatcagtacaatttTTACTTTTCTAAACCCtcattgttcatctctcagctgttcATCAATCTATCTCGCTAGTGATAATATACTACCAAAAGGAAACTATAGATTACAATACCATCTCTGAAAAAAAGCTAATATAGGAACtagaataaatacacaaaaataaaagaagATATAAGTTTTCATAGcgcacaaaaattaaataaaacatttaccagaacgcaaatattaaaaaaaaagatttcagtAGAAGTAAAAGAATGAAACTTACAAGCTAGAGAGGGTCCAGCGTCAGATTGTTTACGCCGGAAAGAACTGATAAGTAGTTTAGTAAGGGAAAAAGTTAGTTGAAGGATTCAGAATAAGGAATAGCTGTCGCTTATAAAGTGAATCAGGACGAGGTAGAGAATTGCATTTAGGTGATTTATTTAAATTCTAAAATGAAATCATTTGATAGGTTCTTTGTATTCTTAAACGTAATTACATATGGAAGAAAAGTCTTTGTTATTTAGCGTACATCCAGTACGTCGAAAAACAACTTTATGGGGAGCAACCGACAGAGGTTCCTAAATTCATTTCAGACAATTATGCAAATATACAATTGAGGACCAAatcaattttggagtgtctttgaaTTCTACCTCCAATGCAGTCTTAAAACCACTTAAATTTAACAAAGGTATATGAATCATTAAGTGTTTTTCCAAGTTTACATTCAACATTTTTATAGCATCATGCAAAGAGTAATGAAACATACAGTGCACACTGATGATGGGAAAGATTGTTTACCGAATATTTGTGATCTTATTAAATACAGTTTTTCAAAATAAGGATGTTTCACCTTTCATTCccattcctcatatatatatatatatatatatatatatatatatatatatatatatatatatatatatatatatgtgtgtgtgtgtgtgtgtgtgcgtgtgctgtatttgtgtgtgtgatatatatgtggTGGGTTACGTGCGCGCGGACGCGGAGCTTTGGTTTTGTGCTTGTACATCGATTTTAATCTACCATTAACGATAACTTGGAATGTAATAAATGCTCTCTATTTACCAGAGAGATAAAAAGCTAAAATAAGGGAATATATTGTTCTTTTTATTGGATAATGCATGTCTCCtggagaaaaataattaaaaaattacagATCGAAAGAGAAATAAAACGGATTTTATAAATCATATGACCACACATAGCATTGctccttttggtaaaaaaaaaaaaaaaaaaaaaaataattgaagaaattgttTCTAAATAATACAGTACTCGATACTCACAATCGTCTCGCCCACTCTATAACTGTCACTGGTTTTCCCTCTTGTGTTTTACACAACGCTAGATAAAAATATCATTCCAATATATAACAGTCTGTAGCATAGTAACAGGTGGGTATCGTCAACCTCCACTAATTCTTTATATCGTTCGATGTCTTAGATAAGAATTTCGTAAACAACATTTTGGGAAGGAACGATTAGACCACGCATTATATTGAGCTTAGCCAAACAATTCAAATCTTTTGTTAGTTTGGTCATTCCACATATCTTTATTTAACCATTCAGTAATTGATCAAGTAAatcttaattaatttattaattaattaattctctctctctctctctctctctctctctctctctctctctctctctctctctctctctctctctctctctctccacacacacacacacacacacacacacacacacacacacacacacatatatatatatatatatatatatatatatatatatatatatatatatatatatatatatatatatatatatatatatatatatgtatatatatatatatatatatatatgtatgtatgtatatatatatacatatatgtatgtatgtgtgtatatacgtatactttatataatatatttatatattgtacatatatatctatatctatatatatatatatatatatgtgtgtgtgtgtgtgagtgtgtgtgtatatatacatatatatatatatatatatatatatatatatatatatatatatatatatatatatatatatacatatgtatgaatatcatcattatctcctcctacgactattgaggcaaagggcctcggttaggtttcactagtcgtctctatctagagattttaaatcaatacttatccactcaccatctcctacttcaagcctcttagtcctcagccatgtaggcctggttcttccaacccttctagtgccttgtggagccagttgaaagtttttgaactaatctcttttggggagtgtaaagagcatgcccaaaccatctctatctatccctcactatgatctcacacaaatgacactcgggtaatctctcttatagtttcatttctaatcctgtcctaccattcagctccctatattcttctgagggctttgttcttaatttactaaatctgttggatattgtttcattgtcataccacgactcatgtccatacagtaacaccgatctcactaaactgatatacagcctgatttttataggtaatttaaggtgttttgatatccaaattttacttaaacttacccattgtttgatttgcttttttcaattattcattaaactcaaattctaatgatcctgtattaaaggtcatggttcctaaatatttaaatgattccacctcattaatcctttcaccttccaatgatatttcattttgcatcgcatattccgttatcatcatctctgactttcttctataacaccaagagacagaaaaatagcaaaatggattcgagggcaaactaaagtagaaggtattctaacatgtaaaacaaaaacaaaataaaggaacAGGCCATTTAAGAGAATAAAAGATGAGACAgtagatgaaaaatataaataacagattgagtccctagagattgcaaaagatgcaggggatgggagagaggacgatggaaCTACCAACTAAGGAAATTTTCGGGTGTGTACTGGCATAAACAGACCATAAAATGACGCTAGTGGAAAGAcatttatgaggcctttgttctgcagtggtctaatAGCGgctgaggatgatgacgatgatatacatACCTagatatacctatatgtatatttacatatatatatatatatatatatatatatatatatatatatatatatatatatatatatatatatatatatatgtatgtatgtatatatatatatatatatatatatatatatatatatatatatatatatatatatatatatatatatatatatatatatatatatatatatatatatatatatatatatatatatgtgtgtatatatatatatatatatatatatatatatatatatatatatatatatattgacacacacacacaaacacacacacacacacacatatatatatatatatatatatatatatatatatatacatatatatatatatatatatatatatatatatatatatatatatagtatacatatatataaatactgtacaatgCATgtattacataaacataaatatatacttaaatatgcatatatgtatgtatataatttagttTACCATTTGGCGCTTATTACATAATTCAACAGTTAAAGAATGAAAGAATCTGAGACACCAGTATTCCCTTTTATGGAGACACCCACCTAATAAAGGgtatgtatagaatatattattctccagtatatatatgggtgtttatgcatacatatacctaTAAGCCTATGTGTTGGGGTGTATGTATACCAACATTTAATGATTTGCTTTTGCAGGAGGTGGATCTAACGAAAAACTAATATTTCCACCACCCATATTGGTCCTTATGGTGATGAATTTAGGTGTGCTGTTCCATGTGGAAAATTCCTCCTTGACACTTTGCTTTACATAtagacatacgcatatatatatagttataatctctctctctctctctctctctctctctctctctctctctctctctctctctctctctctgtatatatatatatatatatatatatatatatatatatatatatatatatatatatatatatatatatatatatatatatataaaactcatccCAAGATCGAAAAATACTTGTATGTATATGTTAATTTGATTTAATGCTGTGAGATCATTAGCAGTTTAAGAGTAGGCCAACTATGACTCATATAAAATGTTCCGTGAGATCATTGGACTCTCTTATAAGAGACGTGACATATGAGCTTATGGAtgagaatattttcataaatttagtagatttattATGTTTAGGAAGCAACAATTCTTACCTTGCTCCTAAGGAGAATAAATATCACTTGAGCTCTCATAAGATTATTATGGAACCAGTCTGAGGGCTTACTTGCTGTGCAAAGTGTAAAAACATTTGTCCTAATAAAGTGATAAAACGAATGTCCCGCAGGtacgaaacaaatatatatatatatatatatatatatatatatatatatatatatatatatatatatatatatatacatatatatatacatatatatatatatatatatatatatatatatatatatatatatatatacatatatatatatatatatatatatatatatatatatatatatacatatatatatatatatatatatatatatatatatatatatatatatatatatatatatatatatatatatattactagctaagatacaaccctagttggaaaagcagaatgctaaagcccagggtccccaacagggaaaatagcccagtgaggaaaggacacaaggaaaaattaaatattttgagaacagtaacattaaaatatatatttcttatataaactataaaaattttaacaaaataagaggaagaaaaattagatagaatattgtgcctgagtgtaccctcaagcaagagaactctaactgaagacagtgaaagaccatggttcagaggttatggcactacccaagactagagaacaatggtttgattttggagtgcccttctcctagaagacctgttaccatagctaaagagtctcttctacccttacaaagaggagagtagccactgaacaattacagtgcagtagttaaccccttgggtgaagaagaattgtttgataatttcagtgttgtcaggtgtatgaggatagaggaaaatctgtaaagaataggccagactattcggtgtatgtgtaggcaaagggaaagggaaccgtaaccagagagaaggatccaatgtagtactgtctggccagtcaaaggaccccataactctctagcggtagtatctcgaagGGTGGCTGgtcccttggccaacctactacctataatatttatatatatatatatatatatatatatatatatatatatatatatatatatatatatatatatatactgtatatatatatatgtgtgtgtgtgtgtgtgtatatatatatatgtatataggtattatTTTAAGATGGT
The nucleotide sequence above comes from Palaemon carinicauda isolate YSFRI2023 chromosome 18, ASM3689809v2, whole genome shotgun sequence. Encoded proteins:
- the LOC137657286 gene encoding uncharacterized protein, coding for MEAEYRSLTSLRGHITRGLNYITDALTSDAGVRYLELQSASLEKRWNSYESRWDIFVDKYIDESGHDEREARHIDLQDKYHEIQLKLSLYMKQFSPISQSNPHGSTNSMIKVKLPEIKLKEFSGDPLDWTRFWNQFSTSIHLKKDIDDVTKYVYLTQCIKGNAQKLLAGFKGEASDYGDAIKALIEMYGDPKKIRRTLLRSLINLGKPKYVRSEIFDFKVDLENLLMQIGHDSEIDVSSNEMILRELIVLKLPKEVEDFMFGLYKTMYFSVSQIKEGLQHLLNFMEHENKGSANKGTPEVNKIRFQSPAKPSSPFKGSSTVGTYTTLSNYSCIYCKRKHRPFDCTIYSSLNARRERLKVLNRCIKCTKVHQSTECATILNMCPHCRRGKHHSFLCISSPGSVGTPNIGKSTVTSKDINSDKLNGDPVTTNQVMSIINKQSSHQNYSVALPTAMVTVRSEDGQLISVRCLFDSGSQRSFIHKDLVNKLSLRTVSTVNMILNSFDGMGDSRDYEIVNPVVSLGNRKKRVTLIVVKDMPEPIITPGLCDTMRDLDKIGYHLADKDIKSDRIDNIKMLIGADFLGNYLSGMRQVNNVDLLESPGGYLIYGLIPHRGTDHIHSNSALVARVSVELGENAPLLVDPRTISSAVVDDTLPVHKLWDLDVVGIIPSQVSPSDVETISKYETTVLHRNGRYWVELPFKHNHPFLPTNYNVALGQMYNQLKRFQHQPDHLKCYDNIIKEQLKLGFIEEVENPVISPNTHYLPHHAVRKNSSTTPLRVVYNCSAKPSKSSASLNDCLMTGPSLTEKLFDLLVRFRMNKFACIADIERAFLQIGLQQHHRDFTRFLWLEDPFDENSRVKTYRFKSVLFGATCSPFLLQMTLQYHFQRSHSPYSGVLLSSFYVDNFQHNADNEQQLVELYDVANAEMSKAGMNLRQWNSNSKLLKDHISQNTEESLEFPLVDKILGLSWELSSDSLFVNLCKFETLQYVTKRQLLSLVSSCFDPLGMCVPILIKGKILIQEAWKENIGWDVKLPTSFLDRWNTLACELSELPTFKFPRCICWMGDSYRLHVFVDASTTAYGAVCYLSNNNQSNFVASKARVTPLKTRTIPQLEITALQLGTQFACCIRDLFHHFFIEEVIIWSDSEVALQWLKNNECKITYVQNRVAQIKEIGSSFKFLYVSTKEKPADLLTRGISIAQFRKSRLWTHGPSWLSCPEKWPEQRFLVMICEIVSEIVPEVPIPEPIFDYNNYSSLRKLLNVTRIVYNFIMCVKSGIRLVDHLVYWIRYVQDTHYPRICAFLRKELNGLGQDKLQFIKDIGLYYDESTGLVHSRGRLHHSNLDQSTKFPILIPSKSHLTNLLIDFAHEKCLHGGVKETLSYLRRQYWIPKVISTIKKFLRHCVNCKRVEGRRFDYPGPPPLPAVRVQFTRPFFHTGIDFSGPITITKTEDGKPHKYYIVLFTCTASRLVHLELACNMSALTFIKIFRRFCAIYSAPVTVISDNGSNFLASAKFFDQLLMQRDVKEYMAVNNIQWRFIAPRAPWQGGFYERLIGLTKSCLKKVLFKKRVNAHELETVLKEIQCKLNNRPLTYIDAETPIEPLSPIHLWCGRIINPMPSVELDSQEDPNFLDHSEFNKRYSQVSVILNHFENMWRNEYLTALREKHYGGSQACQDKAPLVGDVVIVERPGPQHEWPLGRIVKLYPDKENIIRVVDVLYNGSISKRTIDKLVPLEIHSPLINSTIVQGEESQPNVSGETKQIHGDSVSEVRPLRKAALKAAKLRQYLIDNDQI